Proteins from one Triticum aestivum cultivar Chinese Spring chromosome 7A, IWGSC CS RefSeq v2.1, whole genome shotgun sequence genomic window:
- the LOC123150733 gene encoding leucine-rich repeat receptor-like serine/threonine/tyrosine-protein kinase SOBIR1, whose amino-acid sequence MALAAGMPTKRPVFFLVSLATLLLLVSAVQCYDGRHAVTRSAMARRSRPGIRHVHHRRTGVPHRYILAENTTSSSGGGKQKNNSSPPTRNNNTAPPTAPAAEQGKHHRNHKHRIRNWIIGFVVGSLAGVISGLGVSVLFRLALNCIRGRYRTKSGMVIFTPKLIKRADHLAFLEKEDILSSLAVIGRGGCGEVFKAQLPVESEGEEPKFIAIKKIKKQVGDGHGQNNLSDEESRQLDKWSRQIQSEIRTVGHIRHRNLLPLAAHVPRPDCHYLVYEYMKNGSLHNALKATPSEEDGGSGGAVRLAWPARLRVAVGIASGLEYLHVLQQPQIIHRDLKPANILLDDDMEARIADFGLAKAMPDEHTHVSTSHIAGTMGYIAPEYHQSLKFTAKCDIYSFGVILAVLATGKEPTDQFFVTEVEEVGLVKWLRRVVQNSDYAEAIDPAIAGAGHEEQIMLVLRIAVFCTADEAKERPEAKDVRCMLAQIKN is encoded by the coding sequence ATGGCGTTAGCGGCAGGTATGCCGACCAAGCGTCccgtcttcttcctcgtctctctcgccacgctcctcctcctcgtctctgcTGTCCAGTGCTATGACGGCCGCCACGCCGTCACGCGCTCCGCCATGGCGCGCCGGTCCCGTCCGGGGATCCGGCACGTGCACCACCGCCGGACTGGGGTGCCGCACCGGTACATCCTCGCGGAGAATACAACCTCGAGCAGCGGTGGTGGCAAACAGAAGAACAACAGCTCGCCGCCGACGAGGAACAACAACACCGCGCCGCCGACGGCACCGGCGGCCGAGCAGGGCAAGCACCACCGCAACCACAAGCACCGCATCCGCAACTGGATCATCGGGTTCGTGGTCGGGTCCCTCGCAGGCGTCATTTCGGGGCTGGGCGTGTCCGTGCTGTTCCGGCTCGCGCTCAACTGCATCCGCGGGCGGTACCGGACCAAGTCCGGCATGGTGATCTTCACCCCGAAGCTGATCAAGCGGGCGGACCACCTGGCGTTCCTGGAGAAGGAGGACATACTGTCCTCGCTGGCCGTGATCGGGCGCGGCGGGTGCGGCGAGGTGTTCAAGGCGCAGCTCCCCGTGGAGAGCGAGGGCGAGGAGCCCAAGTTCATCGCCATCAAGAAGATCAAGAAGCAGGTGGGCGACGGGCACGGGCAGAACAACCTGAGCGACGAGGAGAGCCGGCAGCTGGACAAGTGGTCGCGGCAGATACAGTCGGAGATCCGCACGGTGGGGCACATCCGGCACCGCAACCTCCTGCCGCTGGCGGCGCACGTGCCGCGGCCGGACTGCCACTACCTGGTGTACGAGTACATGAAGAACGGCAGCCTGCACAACGCCCTCAAGGCGACGCCGTCGGAGgaggacggcggcagcggcggcgcggtgcGGCTGGCGTGGCCGGCGCGGCTCCGCGTGGCGGTGGGCATCGCGTCGGGGCTGGAGTACCTGCACGTGCTGCAGCAGCCGCAGATCATCCACCGCGACCTGAAGCCGGCCAACATCCTGCTGGACGACGACATGGAGGCCCGCATCGCGGACTTCGGGCTGGCCAAGGCGATGCCGGACGAGCACACCCACGTGTCGACGTCGCACATAGCCGGCACCATGGGTTACATCGCGCCGGAGTACCACCAGTCGCTCAAGTTCACGGCCAAGTGCGACATCTACAGCTTCGGGGTGATCCTGGCGGTGCTGGCGACGGGGAAGGAGCCGACGGACCAGTTCTTCGTGACGGAGGTGGAGGAGGTCGGGCTGGTCAAGTGGCTGCGCCGGGTGGTGCAGAACAGCGACTACGCGGAGGCCATCGaccccgccatcgccggcgccgggCACGAGGAGCAGATCATGCTGGTGCTGCGCATCGCCGTGTTCTGCACCGCCGACGAAGCCAAGGAGCGGCCCGAGGCCAAGGACGTGCGCTGCATGCTCGCCCAGATCAAGAACTAG